The genomic interval TCTCCCGCTCGGCCGTGTCGCGCACCTTTTCCGGCGCCGGCAGCGTGGCCCCGGCCACGCGGCGCAAGGTGCTGAAAGCGGCAGAGGAACTGGGCTATCATGCTAATCTCCTTGCGCGTGGTCTGGTCGGCGAGCCCTCCCGGATCGTGTGCCTGATCGCGGCCGATGTCGGTCAGCCTTATCATAGTGCGATGATCGACAAGGTCACCCGCCAGCTTCAGCTTCACGGCAAAGTGGCGATGATGATCAATACCGCCGGCGACGATGATAGCGTCAGCCAGGCGCTGAGGCAAAGTTTGCACTTCCGTGCAGAGGCTTCGGTCGTGCTCAGCGGCTCGCCGCCAGCGAAACTGGTACAGAGCTGTCTTTCGAACGGCCAGCGCGTGGTGCTGGTCAACCGCGACGACGATGCCGAGGGCGCCGAGCGCATCCGCATCGACAACGCCACGGCGTGTCGCGAGGCCCTGGCGCTGCTCAGGCGGGCGGGCTGCAAGCGTCTGGCCTGCGTGTCCTCGCAGGCGCGCACCTCGTCCATGACCACGCGCGAAAGCGCTTTCGCCGCCGCCGCCGCCGAGATCGGCGTCGAGATCGATGTCGTCCGGGTCGGTCCCACCAGCTATGACACCGGGCAGGAGGCCGCGCGCGTGCTGCTCGGGCGGTCGAACCCGCCCGACGGCGTGTTCTGCGTGACCGATCTTCTGGCCTTCGGCTTCATCGATGCCGCCCGCACCATATTCGGCGTCGAAATCCCGCGCGATCTTTGCGTGATCGGCTTTGACGATGTGCCGCAGGCGCGCTGGTCGGGCTATGAACTCACCACGTTCCGCCAGCCCATGGACGAGATGGTGGCGCGCATTGCCGAGATCCTGACGTCTGATACCAGCGGTAGCGATTCCGCTTTCGAGGCCCTGCCGGTTTGGCGCAAGACCGTGCGAATGGGATAGAGCGAGGGCGCCGTTAACGCATAGGCGTAGTCGCTCTAGCACGGCACGAAGGCCTCCCTCAGCCGATCGAGCGCCGTCCTTTTCGCGTCATTTCCGGTCAGAAGTAGGCCGAGCGTGCGCAGAAAAACGGCGAGGATCGCGGCGTCGGAGCCTTCCGGAAAATCCATCCCGGCGCAGCTTCGCGCAAGTTCAGCATAAAGCGCGCGGCGCTCTTTCGAGATGCCGGCCGCAGCACCCCCGCCGGCCTCGCGCAGGCGGTACCAGTCGACGAGGATATCGGCGACGGCAATGGCGGGAAGCCCGGCTTGCGGAAGCGACAGAAGGTCGGCGATCTCGGGCAGGCGCGCGGATCGGGCCATGGCCTGCATCTGCGGCGGCCAGTCCTCCGGCAGGCGGCGTTCAAGAACGATTGCGCGGAAGTGGCGGTCCAGAAACTCGCGGTAATCCGCGACGGACAGGATCGAACCATCCTGGTCTGTCCGATCCGCCTCGGCGACATAGCGGGCGAACCACGCGTCGAAACCGGGGGCGTCGGAAACAGCGCGGTCCGATATGTCCATGCCCCCGGAGCCGATCTCGAGGCACTTCCAGCCGGGCGGATAGGCGACGGTCGAGGGAACGGAGACGTTGACAAGCCCGGCTTCGGCGGCGGTGGCATCCACATGCCAGTGGCCGCTGAAATGGAGCGGAAGGCCGGTGGCCGCTATGGCGGCGGCTACATCGGGCGTCGGCATCCGGCGCGCGCCGGCGCGCGAGCCGGGCAGGGTCTCGAGCGCCGCCGTCAGCCCACGAAAGATATCCGCGACGGGGTAGTGCGAAAAGGCGACGAGCCGTTTGTTTTCGGCTCTGGCCCGGCGGGCGACATCGCGCATCCAGTGGAGCAGATAGGGCTTGTGCCGCACCGTAGCGTTCCAGCCGTCCTTGCTGCAGTCGTCATGGCCGCCGTCCGTATTCGGCAGATAGACGTTGGCGTCGATGGAAAGTAGCCACAGCCCCTCGACCGGCTCGACCAGATAGGACATGTCGCTGATGAGGGCGCTCTCGCCGCCTTCAACGGCGGTCCGCGCCCTGCGATCCGCCATATCGGGCGATGTGCCGAAGGGCGTTTCCCAGTAGAGGTCTGACGGCTGGGGGCGATAGCCGAACTGGCCGGCATAGGGCAGGGTCTCGTCGTAACCGACCATGCGCATGCCGGGACAGGGACGCGCTTCCTTTCCGGGCGCAGCCCCTGGGGCAGCGTACACATCGACATTTCCGACCGGATCCACGAAATTCTTCGCCAGCGGCTTGCCGGTCATCGACCACTGGTCGTGGTTGCCGGGCGTGGCGAAGAAGCGGATGCCGTGAAGCCGGCTGTAGTCTGCCAGAAGGTCCGAGACGGCCTGCCAGTTCGCGGGCTGGCCGTCATCCGTCAGATCGCCGGCGATGATGCAGAGCCTGATTCCCTCGGCGACGACGGCATCGAGCGCCGCGCGAAACGCCGCCTCGCTTTCGTTGAAGATGCGCGTGGAATGCAGGCTGTCGGCCAGCGAGCGCACGAACGGCGCCTCGGCGGCGGCGCTGCCGAAGCGGACGTCATGCAGATGCGGATCGGCGAGGACGGCGATGCGGATCATCGCGGCTCCCTGTCGGCTTGTTCAGGATCGCGATGGTCGATCCGGTCGATCCAGGCGGATGCCTTGCGGGTGGCTTCGACCAGCATCGGCTTGGGCGCCTCGAACCATTCGTCGGGGCGCAGTTCGCGCCGCGTTCGGACATGGTCGAGCGCGACCTGAAGCGTCGGGTAGCGGTCGGGCATCTGCTTGTGCAGCAGCAGCGCCACCAGCGCCACCGAGCGGCTGCGGCCGCCCCGGCAGTTCACCAGCACGTTGCCGCGTTCGCGACGTGGATAGGAGGCGCGGTCGGGCAGGATCTGCGACAGCGCGCCGAGCAACTGGTAATAGCCGGCGAGCATCATCGTCTCGGCATTGCCGGCGCCATCGACGAGGCCGAGCTTGTAATAGCGGTAGGCCCCGTGGCCATAGGTCAGATGGCCCTCTTCCACTGCCGGATCG from Martelella mediterranea DSM 17316 carries:
- a CDS encoding LacI family DNA-binding transcriptional regulator; protein product: MTGSTTPRADRVSYVSANEVAERAGVSRSAVSRTFSGAGSVAPATRRKVLKAAEELGYHANLLARGLVGEPSRIVCLIAADVGQPYHSAMIDKVTRQLQLHGKVAMMINTAGDDDSVSQALRQSLHFRAEASVVLSGSPPAKLVQSCLSNGQRVVLVNRDDDAEGAERIRIDNATACREALALLRRAGCKRLACVSSQARTSSMTTRESAFAAAAAEIGVEIDVVRVGPTSYDTGQEAARVLLGRSNPPDGVFCVTDLLAFGFIDAARTIFGVEIPRDLCVIGFDDVPQARWSGYELTTFRQPMDEMVARIAEILTSDTSGSDSAFEALPVWRKTVRMG
- a CDS encoding dual specificity protein phosphatase family protein; amino-acid sequence: MNHASPMPKSPRYDRPEISLIEERLEPYGIAVYVGGREGMSNLPLLREHNITTVVNCAVNLDINVVDAPDPAVEEGHLTYGHGAYRYYKLGLVDGAGNAETMMLAGYYQLLGALSQILPDRASYPRRERGNVLVNCRGGRSRSVALVALLLHKQMPDRYPTLQVALDHVRTRRELRPDEWFEAPKPMLVEATRKASAWIDRIDHRDPEQADREPR
- a CDS encoding metallophosphoesterase family protein — protein: MIRIAVLADPHLHDVRFGSAAAEAPFVRSLADSLHSTRIFNESEAAFRAALDAVVAEGIRLCIIAGDLTDDGQPANWQAVSDLLADYSRLHGIRFFATPGNHDQWSMTGKPLAKNFVDPVGNVDVYAAPGAAPGKEARPCPGMRMVGYDETLPYAGQFGYRPQPSDLYWETPFGTSPDMADRRARTAVEGGESALISDMSYLVEPVEGLWLLSIDANVYLPNTDGGHDDCSKDGWNATVRHKPYLLHWMRDVARRARAENKRLVAFSHYPVADIFRGLTAALETLPGSRAGARRMPTPDVAAAIAATGLPLHFSGHWHVDATAAEAGLVNVSVPSTVAYPPGWKCLEIGSGGMDISDRAVSDAPGFDAWFARYVAEADRTDQDGSILSVADYREFLDRHFRAIVLERRLPEDWPPQMQAMARSARLPEIADLLSLPQAGLPAIAVADILVDWYRLREAGGGAAAGISKERRALYAELARSCAGMDFPEGSDAAILAVFLRTLGLLLTGNDAKRTALDRLREAFVPC